The genome window CCACAACGGCTCGTACCAGGCGCGGACCAGGTCCTGGAAGCGGAGCTTCTCGCTCGGCTGGGACGGGAGTTCCACCGCCCACCAGGCGCTCCAGTCCCAGACGATCGCCACCTCGGCGACGCCCGTGCTGCCCCGCACCTCCGCCAACGACCGCAGATCCGCGCCGAGTCGGACGACGTCACGCCAGATCTGGCTGTCCGTGCCCGCGTGCGGCAGCATCGCCGAGTGCCACTGCTCGGCGCCCGCCTTGGCGGCCCGCCACTGGAAGTAGGCGATGCCGTCGGCGCCCCGGGCCACATGGGAGAGGGCGTTGCGGCGCAACTCCCCCGCAGTCTTGGCCCGGTTGACCGGCTGCCAGTTGACCGCGCCCGTCGAGTGCTCCATCAGCAGCCACGGGCTGCCGCCCGCGAGGGAGCGGACGAGGTCGCCGCTGAGGGCGATGTCGATCTCGGACTCGGGGTCCGTGGACTGGAGGTAGTGGTCGTTGGAGACGATGTCCAACTCCGGTGCCCAGCGCCAGTAGTCGAGCTTGTCGAAGTTGTACATCACCATGAAGTTGGTGGTGGCGGGCACACCCGGGGCGGCCTCCAGCAGTACTTCCCGCTCCGCCCTGCACAGCGACAGCAGCGCGTCGCTGCAGAAGCGGCGCCAGTCCAGCTGGTGGGTCGGGTTGGGGACGGCGCCCGTCGGCCGGGGCGGGATGATCTCGTCCCAGTCGTAGTACCACTGGCTCCAGAACGTCGTGCCCCAGGCGTGGTTGAGCGCCGCCAGGTCGTCGTCGTACTTCTCGCGGAGCCAGACCCGGAACGCCGCCGCGCTGGTGTCGCAGTAGCACTCGCCGTTGTGGCAGCCGTACTCGTTGTGGACGTGCCACATGACGACGGCCGGGTGGTCGGCGTACCGCTCGCCCAGCACCCGCGCGATCCGCAGGGCCGCCTCGCGGTAGGCGGGGCTCGACGGGCAGAAGGTCTGCCGGCTGCCGTACGAGAGGGTGCGGCCGTCCTTGTCGACCGGCAGCGCCTCCGGGTGCTCGACGAAGAACCAGGCAGGCGGGGCGGCCGTCGGGGTCGCCAGGTCGGCGGCGATGCCGTTCTCGTGGAGCAGGGCGAGGATCTTGTCCAGGCGGGAGAAGTCGTACTCGCCCTCCTTCGGCTCCAGCAGCGCCCACGCGAAGATGTTGACGCTGACCATGTTCACGCCCGCCTCGCGCATGAGGCGTACGTCCTCGGCCCAGACCTCCTCGGGCCACTGCTCGGGGTTGTAGTCGCCGCCGTAGGCGATCCCGGGGACGTTCAGTTCGCGCTTCATCCAGCGGCCTCCAGGCCCTTGCTCAGCAGTCGGCGGGTCGTGTCCACGCCCCAGGGGTCCAGCGAGAGCAGCCGGTCGCTGGAGGCCATCAGGCCGCCCGTGGCCTCGACGTGCGCCGCCCAGCGCTCGCGGGTCTCCACGGCCGGGCGGGCCATCAGGCAGTCGGGGTCGTTCACCCAGAGGCGGCCGTGCTGCCACTGGCGGCCGACGCCCGTGAACTCGGCGGGGTCCTGGCCGGGCTGGCTGTGGTCGTCCGCCTCGGGGCGGCGGTGCGGGGCCGTGTCGGGGCTGACCCGCATGGCGTCGAACAGGCCGA of Streptomyces phaeolivaceus contains these proteins:
- a CDS encoding beta-galactosidase, producing MKRELNVPGIAYGGDYNPEQWPEEVWAEDVRLMREAGVNMVSVNIFAWALLEPKEGEYDFSRLDKILALLHENGIAADLATPTAAPPAWFFVEHPEALPVDKDGRTLSYGSRQTFCPSSPAYREAALRIARVLGERYADHPAVVMWHVHNEYGCHNGECYCDTSAAAFRVWLREKYDDDLAALNHAWGTTFWSQWYYDWDEIIPPRPTGAVPNPTHQLDWRRFCSDALLSLCRAEREVLLEAAPGVPATTNFMVMYNFDKLDYWRWAPELDIVSNDHYLQSTDPESEIDIALSGDLVRSLAGGSPWLLMEHSTGAVNWQPVNRAKTAGELRRNALSHVARGADGIAYFQWRAAKAGAEQWHSAMLPHAGTDSQIWRDVVRLGADLRSLAEVRGSTGVAEVAIVWDWSAWWAVELPSQPSEKLRFQDLVRAWYEPLWRAGVAVDFVRPDADLSSYKLVLAPSLYLVDDAGAANLTGFAAAGGTLAVGFHSGAVDENCHVRLGGYPGAFREALGVRTDELFPLLPGESVELSDGGTAELWSERVALAGAEAVTSYASGPLTGVPAVTRAPHGSGTAWYLATRPDPTTLASLLHRIRAEAGVEPVRGTPEGVEAMLRRGPDADYLFLINHGESAAEVEVAPGATELLTGKDIPEGTTTVKVPAGDLAVVREPR